CTATCTTTATGGTCAAAACATGGGTGGAGGATTCAAGTTTGCTTTGAAAGGCCATTTAAAAAAGGGCCTGGAAGTAGCAGCACATCCACAGGCGGCCCTGGCCATTTCTGATGATATGCGAAAGGTGAAAGGTATGGGTATTAATATAACTGAAAACTGTCCGCCCGGGTTTTGCCCTGTGTATTTGACTGATTTTGATCCGGGGTTCTGGCAGTCTTTTTTAGCCTTGAGCGGGCTTGATTATCCTGATTTTGTCCTGGCCTGTGTCCAGGATCATGGTTTTCACCCAGGAACAAGCAACCGCCGCGGACGGTTTGAACTTTGGGAAGACTTTTTGCGTAACTCGCAAGGACGCTTAGAAGAGCTTATATTTTCTGAACCACCACAGCAGCTTACTCGCTTAAAAAGTTTAAAAAATATGATTGGAGCTGGCATGGTCGCAGATACGGGGTCTGCTGCCATACTGGGGGCCTTGTTCGTCCCGGAAGTAGAGGAAATGACTTCCTCTCAGGGTATTTGTGTGGTTAATGTCGGTAACAGTCATACCATTGCTTTTTTAGTCTATAAGCAAAAGGTATGGGGGATCTATGAACATCATACCGGGTTATTAGATGGGCAAAAGCTTATGCAGCAACTAGAACGGTTCCGACAGGGCAGCCTGACCAATGACCAGGTTTTTGCAGACAATGGGCATGGCTGTCTGGTTCTTGACTTGCCGACTGAAGCCAAAGGGTTCGAGCCTATTTTTGTCCTCGGGCCTAAACGGAAAATGCTTAAGGGTTTTGATGTCCATTTTTTGAGCCCCGGCGGAGATATGATGTTGGCAGGCTGTTTCGGGCTGCTTAAGGGAATGAACTACAGAGCCTGTGGCCAAACCCAATTTTAAGCGCTGATTGAAAGCCTTGGTTTCTGAAATGCATTACAAATGGCTTGGGTAACCCATCTTAGAGAAGCTTGCGGAAAAACAGAGCATCGTGATGGATGGGCTACACATTTTGCGATGTTGACCATAACTATCGATAATAAAAAGAATGTTTGTTTACCCAAAATATCCCATTATGCTCTGTCCGCAAGCAAGTTTTAGATGTGTCCAAGTCTTTGTACCAGCATGAAAGAAATCAAGACTGGAATAAACCATGGAAACTATGTCGATAAAAAGGTTTGCCCACAGGCTCTATAAATAAGATGAAATGGTGAAGCTGAGAAATGGGAAAGCGTGAAAGCGGTGATTAGGAGAAATGGGAGAAGAAACCAAGCTAGTGTTTTTGTATGATAGAAGGGAAGTAAAAATATGTCTCAAAAAATAGGTTTGGCTTTGGGTAGTGGGTCAGCCAGGGGTTGGGCCCATATTGGAGTTATAGAGGCCTTGCATGAAGATGGTATAGATATTGATGTTGTGGCTGGCACGAGTATTGGTGCCCTGGTTGGAGCAGTGTTTGCCGCTGGCAAGATCATGGAATTCAAAGAAGTTATCCTGGATTTGGACTGGAAAAAAATACTGTCCATGCTCGATGTGGTCTTCCCCAAGACAGGACTTTTAGATGGGAAGAAGGTAGCTGAATTTGTTCAGAACTATGTTCAAGACAGGGAAATAGACGATTTTTTATTGCCTTTTTGTGCGGTATGCACTGATTTAAAGACCGGAGAGGAGGTGCGCATTTTTCAGGGTGGAGTGATTGAGGCTGTAAGGGCAAGCATTGCTGTGCCGGGAATTTTTACCCCCGTAATGATGGGAAAGAGATGCTTGGTCGATGGGGGGTTGGTTAATCCTGTGCCCGTAAGTGTGGTCAGGAAAATGGGAGCGGACCTGGTTATTGCCGTGGACTTAAACCATGATATTGTTGGTAGAAATTTAAATATAGGTTCCAAAGAGAGAGATAAATCCTGCCACAAGAAAGAGAAGCCCAGGAATAAGGTTTCAGTAAAGGACAGGGTCTTTCAGGAGCTAAAGGAAAAGATAAAAAATATAGATGTACCTTTGTTTGACTCCATGAGACAATGGATGGTCAGAGAACATATGCCTAATATTTTTGATATTATACTGACATCCATAAACATTATGGAAAACCAGATTACCCAGGCTAACTTGCGACTTGAACCGCCAGACATCTTAATTCGGCCCAGCCTAGGCCATATCAAGTTCATGGACTTTCATCGCGCAGAAGAGGCTATTTATGAAGGGTATCAGGCAGCAAAAAAAGAACTTTCTAACTGGAAAAGGTTGAAAGAAGTGTAACAGTGTTTGCTGATTTTTTTATGGTTGGTAATAGCTCTTTAATGATGATAATTTTTGTCTAAGATTTTAGAATGTAGTATAAAAAATAGTTAAAATTTTATTTCTCCTTTCAACTCGGTGTTGTCCGGAATTGCCACCTGTTTTTGCTTTTCATTAACCAGACTCGTCTCACCTTTGACCACTATGTTTGCCCCAAATTTTATATCGCCCTGAACTTCAAAGAGAAGGCATTCGGACAATTTGGGTGAACCATAGGGAAAGCGTTCTTCATAATCATCAATTTTTTTATAAAAATTTTCATCGAGATTAACCTGAGGTTGGTGGTTTTTTAGACTCGGGTTGGGAATAATCGTACTTTCATCACTGGTAATGAAACAATCAGACTGGACCAGTAATAGATCGTTGGTGGTCTTGACCGGTGCAAAACGCTCTCTGGGCACGATTAGGGCTTCAGCTCTATCAAACGCTGAAATAGCAGAGCCCATTGCGGTTTCCAACTGGTAAACTTTTGGGGAAGAAGGAACGCGTGGGTCAAGGTGTTTGGGATTGATAATAAGATCCAGGGGCATCATTTTGTGGCGTAGAAAGACTTTTTCCAATGCCTCAAGGTTTAGCCAGATGGAGTTTGTGTTGAAAAAATTATACTTATTATAATCCATGAACTCATTCAGTTCGTTATCAGGGCACTGGGCGATTTCCCGCAAAGCCAGACGATTGTTTTTGAGCAGACGACATAAATGGCCGCCTTTGCGGTCCGACTTGGTTCTGGGGGTTACTTCCATTAAGAAAGTCAGATTTTTCTTGACCAGGTAGCCCAAGATGCGTTTATCAATTGTTGCCCCTAAATTGTCTGAGTTGGAGATAAAACCGTATTTATAACCTTTATCAAGCAATGTTTTTAGAATTCCGGAAGTAATCAGGGCGGTATAAAAGTCTCCATGCCCTGGCGGGTTCCATTCCAACTCAGGATTTTGGGGCCATTTGGCAGGACTTAAGTCATTGACCATAACTTTGGGAAATTTGTGTTGCACAAAAGCCAGGGGTATATGATCTGGATTTTCAAAATCCTGTACATGGAGCATGGTGTCCAAGTGGGTTTTGAAACTGTTCATCAGGACCAGGGGTAAGGGACAATTATATTTTTGGCGCAGCTTAGTGGTTTGCTCCAAAATCAGGTCTAAAAAGGTCTTATCTTCTTTAATTTTTATTAAAGACTTGGCTTTTTCAAGGCCCATACTTGTGCCCAGACCGCCATTTAATTTGAAATAAACCAGTTTGGGGATAGCTTTTTGCCCGACCGGAGCAAAGCTAGCCAAATCTTCCAGGCGACGTAGCTCAGATTGATCGACAGGCAAAATTTCCTTTTTAGACAGTTTACCCTGATTATTATAGACAAGCTGGGAGAAATAACATTTGAATAGGTTTATAATAATAGGAGGCAGTACTTGTTCTTCCATTTTCAGGGCAAAGGGACGAAACAAGTCGATCAGGTCAGAGTCACTTATTGAAACGCAACTTAAGGATTTAGCTCTCA
The sequence above is a segment of the Desulfovulcanus ferrireducens genome. Coding sequences within it:
- a CDS encoding DUF1786 domain-containing protein; the protein is MQKVLCLDIGSGTQDVLYYIPDREIENCPKFILPSPAVIVGQRIAQLTKQGKNIYLYGQNMGGGFKFALKGHLKKGLEVAAHPQAALAISDDMRKVKGMGINITENCPPGFCPVYLTDFDPGFWQSFLALSGLDYPDFVLACVQDHGFHPGTSNRRGRFELWEDFLRNSQGRLEELIFSEPPQQLTRLKSLKNMIGAGMVADTGSAAILGALFVPEVEEMTSSQGICVVNVGNSHTIAFLVYKQKVWGIYEHHTGLLDGQKLMQQLERFRQGSLTNDQVFADNGHGCLVLDLPTEAKGFEPIFVLGPKRKMLKGFDVHFLSPGGDMMLAGCFGLLKGMNYRACGQTQF
- a CDS encoding patatin-like phospholipase family protein; the protein is MSQKIGLALGSGSARGWAHIGVIEALHEDGIDIDVVAGTSIGALVGAVFAAGKIMEFKEVILDLDWKKILSMLDVVFPKTGLLDGKKVAEFVQNYVQDREIDDFLLPFCAVCTDLKTGEEVRIFQGGVIEAVRASIAVPGIFTPVMMGKRCLVDGGLVNPVPVSVVRKMGADLVIAVDLNHDIVGRNLNIGSKERDKSCHKKEKPRNKVSVKDRVFQELKEKIKNIDVPLFDSMRQWMVREHMPNIFDIILTSINIMENQITQANLRLEPPDILIRPSLGHIKFMDFHRAEEAIYEGYQAAKKELSNWKRLKEV
- a CDS encoding UTP--glucose-1-phosphate uridylyltransferase, whose amino-acid sequence is MRAKSLSCVSISDSDLIDLFRPFALKMEEQVLPPIIINLFKCYFSQLVYNNQGKLSKKEILPVDQSELRRLEDLASFAPVGQKAIPKLVYFKLNGGLGTSMGLEKAKSLIKIKEDKTFLDLILEQTTKLRQKYNCPLPLVLMNSFKTHLDTMLHVQDFENPDHIPLAFVQHKFPKVMVNDLSPAKWPQNPELEWNPPGHGDFYTALITSGILKTLLDKGYKYGFISNSDNLGATIDKRILGYLVKKNLTFLMEVTPRTKSDRKGGHLCRLLKNNRLALREIAQCPDNELNEFMDYNKYNFFNTNSIWLNLEALEKVFLRHKMMPLDLIINPKHLDPRVPSSPKVYQLETAMGSAISAFDRAEALIVPRERFAPVKTTNDLLLVQSDCFITSDESTIIPNPSLKNHQPQVNLDENFYKKIDDYEERFPYGSPKLSECLLFEVQGDIKFGANIVVKGETSLVNEKQKQVAIPDNTELKGEIKF